From the Corynebacterium zhongnanshanii genome, the window AAAACCGCGCCCCTGCTGGTGGTGTTCGCCACGGTCGCTGTGTTGGCCCTGATTGTTGGCGGCATCTGGTTCGCCGCTACATATCAAGGCAGCAACGATGAGGACGCAACGGCACAGTCTTCGTCCACCTCCCCCACCACCACCGAGCCGGAGGTCAAGACCGCGGCGATGCCGTCGGGTCCGCTGGAGCCGTATGGCGACAGCGTGACCTGTGAGTACGTCGCGGGTGAGAAGGCTGCGAAGGAGGTCTCCCGCCCTGCGGGTGAGAACGTTCCTGCGACGGGGACCCAGAGTGTCACCCTGTCCACTTCTGATGGCGATGTGAACATTACCCTGGACAATTCACAGTCTCCGTGCACCACGCATTCCTTCGCACACCTGGTGAAGGAGAAGTTCTACAACGACACGGTCTGCCACCGCGCAGTGAAGAGTCCGAACATGGCCATCCTGCAGTGTGGTGACCCATCCGCTACCGGTACCGGCGGCCCTGGCTACTCCTTCAACGATGAGTTCCCCACCAATGGCGTGAAGCCCGATGCCCTGAACTCCCCTGTCACGTACCAGCGTGGAACCCTGGCCATGGCCAACTCCGGCGAGAACACCAATGGTTCCCAGTTCTTCCTGGTGACCCAGGACACCACCTTGCCGCCGAAGTACAACGTCTTCGGAACTATCTCCGAGGAAGGCCTGGCAACGCTGGACAAGATCATGGACACCAAGGTCAAGGAGGGCGCTGATGGTGCTCCCGAGCCTGAGGTGAAGATCGAGTCCGCAACCCTGAACTCCTAAAACCCCAGCACCACCGATCCCAGCAATACTAAAAGCCGGCGCACTCCGCGCCGGCTTTTGTTCATGTCCTATCCCCCGGACGTCAGACGGTAGACGTCAAATACGCCTTCTACGTTGCGCAGCTGATTCATCGTATAACCCAGCTGCTTGGTGTCTGAGACCTCGAAGGTAAAGCGAATCATCGCCACGCGATCGGGCGAGGTGTGAGAGTTCGTGGCCACAATCGGCAGCTTCTGCTCCGTCACCACGCGTGTGACCTCAGCCAACAGACCGTTGTGATCGAGGCCCTCGATTTGAATCGTGACCGTGAACACCGCGTTGTGGAACGTGCTTGCCCAAGACACCTCGATAATGCGCTCGGGCTCCAAGTGCAGTTTGTCCGAGTTGGTACAGTCCGTTCTGTGCACCGAAATGCCACCGCCCTTGGTGATAAAGCCGAAGATCTGATCTCCGGGAACGGGCGTGCAGCACTTCGCCAGCTTAGCGGAGAAGTCCGACTGTCCCTGAACCAGGATTCCCGAGCCGTCGCCTCGTCCTTCCTGCGGGGTGTTCGAGTTCTTCGATGGCATCGCCTGCGGCGGCTGGAAAACCTCGACCTCGTTCTCGTCCTCGTCGGCGAACATCTCGATGATGTTTTTGCAGACGTGCTCGGCCGAGACTTCGTTGCGTCCAATGGCCGTGTAGAGCGCCTCGATGTCTGGGTAACGCAGCTCGGAGGCAATTGCCCGCATGGTCGACGGAGTCATGAGCCTCTGCAGGCGCAACCCTCCTCGCTGTACCTCAGCGGCGAGGTAGTCGCGGCCCTTTTCGGCAGCCTCTTCACGCTGCTCCTTGGCGAACCACTGGCGAATCTTCGCCCGAGCCCTCGGCGAGCCCACGAACTTAGCCCAGTCCTTCGAGGGGCCGGCGTCCTTATCCTTCGAGGTAAAGATCTCTACCTTGTCACCGGTCTTCAGCTTGGATTCCAGCGCCACCAACTTTCCGTTGACCTTGGCACCAATACAGCGGTGCCCGATCTCGGTGTGCACGCTGTAGGCAAAATCCACCGGGGTGGAACCGTTCGGCAAGGTGATCGCATCGCCCTTGGGGGTGAAGACAAAAATCTGGTTGGTGGACAGGTCATAGCGCAGGGAGTCCAGGAACTCATTCGGATCAGCGGCTTCCTTTTGCCAATCCAGAAGCTGGCGCATCCACGCCATCTGATCCACCTCGGCGCTATCGCCCTTGTGGCTGCCCTTCGTCTCCTTGTACCGCCAGTGCGCGGCAATGCCGAACTCCGCATTGTGGTGCATGTCGTGGGTGCGGATCTGGATTTCCAGCGGCTTGGCATCCGGTCCAATGACCGTGGTGTGCAAGGACTGATACACACCGAAGCGGGGCTGGCTGATGTAGTCCTTGAATCGGCCCGGCATGGGCTGGTACACGCTGTGGATCACACCCACGGCTGCGTAGCAATCCTGGACGGAGTCCACCAGGATGCGGATACCCACCAGGTCGAAGATCTCGTCGAAGTCCCGGCCGCGAACAATCATCTTCTGGTAGATCGACCAGTAGTGCTTCGGCCGCCCCACCACCTCGGCCACCACGCCCGAGCGCTTCATGGTGCTTTCGATCTCAGATTTCACCTTCAGGATGTACTGGTCGCGCTTCGGCGCGCGATCGGCCACCAGCCGAACGATCTCTTCATATTTCTTCGGGTACAGGATCGCGAAGGACAGGTCCTCCAGCTCCCACTTCACCGTCGCCATGCCCAGGCGATGAGCCAGCGGTGCGATCACCTCAAGGGTCTGCTCTGCCTTCTTTGCCTGCTTTTCGGGCTTCAAGAAGCGCATGGTCCGCATGTTGTGCAAGCGGTCTGCAACCTTGATGACCAGCACACGCGGGTCGTTGGCCATGGCCACGATCATCTTGCGAATGGTCTCCGCCTCTGCCGCGGACCCCAGGACCATCTTGTCCAACTTCGTCACGCCGTCCACCAGGCGCGCCACTTCTTCACCGAAGTCCCGGGTCAGGTCATCCAGGGAGTAGTCGGTATCCTCCACCGTGTCGTGAAGAAGAGCCGCCACGAGCGTGGTGGTGTCCATGCCGATTTCCGCGGCGATGGTGGCCACAGCCAGAGGGTGGGTGATGTACGGCTCGCCGGATTTCCGCTGCACCCCCTCATGCAACCGCTCGGCCGTCGCGTAAGCACGATTCAGAATCTCCGGGTCGGCCTTCGGGTGGAAGCGCCTGTGCACGGTCAACAAGGGGCTGATCACAGGGTTGATCTTCTGCTTGCTGCTTCCCGTCAGACTGCGCGCGATGCGCGACGCCATCCACAGGGAACCCTTTTCGTTGCTCATGATGTGTGACCGTCTCTTCTCTAGCCCGTCAGCTGCAATCCCACATGTCGCGGGGTACGTCTATGTATCCCCCGATGATACTTCGTGAGTGTTCAAAACGAACAACGGAACATCGGAGAGTCTCTCGCGCCCATTCAACCCGTCCACTTCGAGCACAACGGCCAGGCCCGCCACTTGAGCCCCCGCCTTCTCCAACAACTCGCGGGAGGCCTGCAGGGTCCCACCGGTCGCCAACACGTCGTCCACCAGCAGCACACGCTTGCCGCGCAGATCAATGCCAGAGCTAGGAATCTCCAACTGCGCGGAGCCGTACTCCAGGTCGTAACTGATGGTATGCACCGGCGGGGGTAGCTTGCCGCCCTTGCGGATCGCCAACACACCCACGCCCAGCTCGTAGGCTACCGCGCTGCCCAGCAGGAACCCTCGGGCATCCAAACCGCCAATCAGGTCGATGTTCTGGCTGCGGGCGAACTCCGCCAGCACGCGCACGATGGCCCGGTAGGCCTCCGGGTCAGCCAACACGGGCGTGAGATCCTCGAACACGATTCCCTCGGAGGGAAAATCGTGGACAATCCGCGTGAGATCCCGTAATGCCCCCTGCGCCTGGCGCAGGGAGGACAGCATCGCGTTATTCATGGTGATCCTCCGTGCTCTCCACAGGATGATCCTGTTCGGTCCAGCGATCCATATTCCATGCCAGGCCGGCGTCGGATCCATTATCGGTGACATAATCCACATGGTGTTCCACGGCAATCTGGCGTGGCTCGGTGGTCAGGGGGATGGTCATGGAGTCCCGCTGAAGGTTCTCCTCGGAGGCGCGGATGGCCTCCAGGC encodes:
- a CDS encoding RelA/SpoT family protein — its product is MSNEKGSLWMASRIARSLTGSSKQKINPVISPLLTVHRRFHPKADPEILNRAYATAERLHEGVQRKSGEPYITHPLAVATIAAEIGMDTTTLVAALLHDTVEDTDYSLDDLTRDFGEEVARLVDGVTKLDKMVLGSAAEAETIRKMIVAMANDPRVLVIKVADRLHNMRTMRFLKPEKQAKKAEQTLEVIAPLAHRLGMATVKWELEDLSFAILYPKKYEEIVRLVADRAPKRDQYILKVKSEIESTMKRSGVVAEVVGRPKHYWSIYQKMIVRGRDFDEIFDLVGIRILVDSVQDCYAAVGVIHSVYQPMPGRFKDYISQPRFGVYQSLHTTVIGPDAKPLEIQIRTHDMHHNAEFGIAAHWRYKETKGSHKGDSAEVDQMAWMRQLLDWQKEAADPNEFLDSLRYDLSTNQIFVFTPKGDAITLPNGSTPVDFAYSVHTEIGHRCIGAKVNGKLVALESKLKTGDKVEIFTSKDKDAGPSKDWAKFVGSPRARAKIRQWFAKEQREEAAEKGRDYLAAEVQRGGLRLQRLMTPSTMRAIASELRYPDIEALYTAIGRNEVSAEHVCKNIIEMFADEDENEVEVFQPPQAMPSKNSNTPQEGRGDGSGILVQGQSDFSAKLAKCCTPVPGDQIFGFITKGGGISVHRTDCTNSDKLHLEPERIIEVSWASTFHNAVFTVTIQIEGLDHNGLLAEVTRVVTEQKLPIVATNSHTSPDRVAMIRFTFEVSDTKQLGYTMNQLRNVEGVFDVYRLTSGG
- a CDS encoding peptidylprolyl isomerase, which gives rise to MSDNDKNSLPHERRQDEALTELSKAIKSRERQAKTAPLLVVFATVAVLALIVGGIWFAATYQGSNDEDATAQSSSTSPTTTEPEVKTAAMPSGPLEPYGDSVTCEYVAGEKAAKEVSRPAGENVPATGTQSVTLSTSDGDVNITLDNSQSPCTTHSFAHLVKEKFYNDTVCHRAVKSPNMAILQCGDPSATGTGGPGYSFNDEFPTNGVKPDALNSPVTYQRGTLAMANSGENTNGSQFFLVTQDTTLPPKYNVFGTISEEGLATLDKIMDTKVKEGADGAPEPEVKIESATLNS
- a CDS encoding adenine phosphoribosyltransferase: MNNAMLSSLRQAQGALRDLTRIVHDFPSEGIVFEDLTPVLADPEAYRAIVRVLAEFARSQNIDLIGGLDARGFLLGSAVAYELGVGVLAIRKGGKLPPPVHTISYDLEYGSAQLEIPSSGIDLRGKRVLLVDDVLATGGTLQASRELLEKAGAQVAGLAVVLEVDGLNGRERLSDVPLFVLNTHEVSSGDT